The following is a genomic window from Amycolatopsis acidiphila.
CCGGCCGCTTCGACGTGCCGACGGCCTGGGCGAAGAACTACTACATGACCCAGGGCTACGCCGAGGTCAACAACAGCCCGGAGGTCGCGGAGGCGGTCGCCCGGTGGCTGCCGGACCCGGAGACCAACTGGCCCGTCCTGCAGGACTACCTCGCCAAGCCGCAGGCCGCGACGAGCCTGTTCCACACCACGTGGGGGTCGACGTGGATGAACTATGCCTCCCACGAACTGCCGAAGGCGGTCAACGGGGACGAGGACGCCCGGACCGTCGTGAAGAACCTGCGGACGAAAGCGGAGAGCCTGATCGATGTCTACGGTCACTGAGCCCACTGCTCCGGCCCGGCCGCCGAAGGCGCGCGGTGCCGCGTCGGCCCGCATCCCGTTCAGCTCACGGCTGAGCCCGACCCGCTTCGGCCTCATGCTCGTCGCGCCGGTCCTGGTGCTACTGCTGGCGATCGTCGTGTACCCGGTGGCGTACTCGCTCTACCTGAGCTTCGTGCGCACGAATCCGATCACCGGCCGGCAGACTTTCGTCGGCCTGAAGAACTTCCAGAACGTGTTCACCGACCCCGCGTTCTGGCACTCGACCTGGCTGACGCTCTACTACGTCGTCTGTGTCACGGTGCTCGCGGCCGGAATTTCCCTGGGCATGGCACTGCTGCTGCGGGAGAAGTTCATCGGCCGGCCCGTGCTGATGGCCGTCATCGTGCTCCCGTGGTCGCTGTCGACGTACGCGGCCGGTGTCGTCTGGCGTTACGTCTTCAGTCCGCAGTACGGCCTGCTGGCCGGGATCTTCGAGAAAATCGGACTGTCCCCTGTGGACTTCCTGTCCCAGAACTCGGTGATCCCCTCGCTCGCCGTCGTGCACGCGTGGCAGTTCGCCCCGCTGGGCGCCTACTTCCTGCTGGCGAGCCTGCAGGTGATCCCGGAGGACCTGTACAAGCTCGGCAAGGTCGACGGCATGGGGATCCTGCGGCGGTTCACCGCGATCACCCTGCCCTACATCCGGCTGCCGCTCTCGATCTTCCTGGTGCTGGTGGGCGGACAGGCCGCGACGGCGTTCGACCTCATCTACTTCCTCACCTCGGGCGGACCGGGCTCGGCGTCGCAGACGCTGACCTACGACATCTACCAGCAGACGTTCCAGGACCAGAGCTTCGGTGCCGGCGCCGCCACCTCGTGGGTGCTGCTGGTGGTACTCACCGTGGTCACGGCCGGCTACTACGCGGTGGCCATGTCGTCATCGCGGCGCGAGAAGAAGGTGAGCTGACATGACGCTCCGCCGCAAGGTGATCATCCACCTGCTGGCGCTGATCGCGTTCGTGTGGTCGGTCGCGCCACTGGCGTGGATCCTCGTCATCTCCCTGATGTACCACCACGAATTCGGCTCCGCCGACATCCACCTCCTGCCCGACCAGCCGACGCTCGCGAACTACATCCGCCTGCTCGGCGGATCCGCGGCGAACTGGGACGGTTCGCGCATGGAGCCCAACGCCTACGGACCGTTGATCCGCACGGGCCTGCTCAACAGCGCCGAAGTCGCCGTGCTGGTGACGGTGGTCAGCATGCTCGTCGCGGTGCCGGCGGCCTACGCGCTGGCACGCGTGCAGATGCGCTTCCGTCAGGCGGGCCTGCTCACCGTGGTGGCCACCCGGGCCATCCCGCCGGTCGCCACGACCGTGCCCTTCTTCACGCTGTACCAGGCGCTGAACCTCGCCGGTACGAAGACGGGGCTGGTGATCGCCCACCTGACGATCACCGTGCCCCTGCTCGTGTGGATCGGCACGAGCTTCTTCGGTGGACTGCCGCCGGGGCTCGAGCGGATCGCGCAGGTGGACGGATGCTCCCGCTGGCAGGCGTTCTGGCGCATCGTGGTGCCGGCTTCACGCCCGGCCATGACCGCGATGGCGGTGATCGCGTTCCTGACCTCGTGGGACGAGTTCACCTTCGCGTTGATCTTCAACACCGGGACGCCCGCGCAGACGTTCCCGGCGGCACTGTCGAGCATGTTCTTCCAGGTGTCGGTCCCGACCGAGGTGGCGAGCGCCACCGTGCTCGGTCTCATCCCGCCGCTCGTGGTCGCGGCGATCTTCCAGCGGTACATCCGCAAGGTCAACCTGGTCGGTCTTTAGAGATGGATGTTCCCATGCACACAGAAACACCCCAGGTGCGCGTCGTCGTCGACGCGGTCACCAAGCGGTACGGCAAGTCACCGCGCAAGGCCCTCGACAACGTCAGCCTCGACATCGAGGCGGGAGAGATGCTGGCCATTCTCGGGCCTTCGGGCAGTGGGAAGACCACGCTGCTCAGCGTCCTCGCGGGACTGGAAACCACCGATTCAGGACACTTGCGGTTCGGCGAGGACGACGTCACCGACGTGCCCGCCGAGCGCCGCAACGTCGCCGTCGTGTTCCAGTCCTCGATGCTGTACCCGCACCTTTCCCTGCGCCAGAGCATCGGCTTCGCGTTGCGGCTGCAGAAGGTCGCGGAGGCCGAGATCACCGCCCGCATCGACGAGGTCGCCGGCTGGCTGCGGATCGCGCACCTGCTCGGCCGCAAACCGCACGAGGTGTCCGGCGGTGAACGCCAGCGCGCCGCGATCGCCAAGGCACTCGTGTCCCGGCCGGCGCTGCTGCTCATGGACGAGCCGTTCTCGGCGGTGGACGCCCAGCTGCGCCGCCAGCTGCGCACCGAACTCGTCAAGCTGCACAAGGAGTTCGGCACGACGACCGTGTTCATCACGCACGACCAGGAAGAGGCGATGGGGATCGCCGACCGGGTCGCGGTGATGCGCGACGGCAGGCTGGTCCAGGTCTCCGAGCCGCTCGAGCTCTACCGGCGCCCCACGTCCGCGTGGCTGGCCGACTTCGTCAGCGTGCAGCCGTTCAACCTGCTCGGCGTGCGGCACTGCGGCGACGGCATCCTCGAGGCCTTCGGTGGTGACGTCGTCCTC
Proteins encoded in this region:
- a CDS encoding carbohydrate ABC transporter permease — translated: MSTVTEPTAPARPPKARGAASARIPFSSRLSPTRFGLMLVAPVLVLLLAIVVYPVAYSLYLSFVRTNPITGRQTFVGLKNFQNVFTDPAFWHSTWLTLYYVVCVTVLAAGISLGMALLLREKFIGRPVLMAVIVLPWSLSTYAAGVVWRYVFSPQYGLLAGIFEKIGLSPVDFLSQNSVIPSLAVVHAWQFAPLGAYFLLASLQVIPEDLYKLGKVDGMGILRRFTAITLPYIRLPLSIFLVLVGGQAATAFDLIYFLTSGGPGSASQTLTYDIYQQTFQDQSFGAGAATSWVLLVVLTVVTAGYYAVAMSSSRREKKVS
- a CDS encoding carbohydrate ABC transporter permease; amino-acid sequence: MTLRRKVIIHLLALIAFVWSVAPLAWILVISLMYHHEFGSADIHLLPDQPTLANYIRLLGGSAANWDGSRMEPNAYGPLIRTGLLNSAEVAVLVTVVSMLVAVPAAYALARVQMRFRQAGLLTVVATRAIPPVATTVPFFTLYQALNLAGTKTGLVIAHLTITVPLLVWIGTSFFGGLPPGLERIAQVDGCSRWQAFWRIVVPASRPAMTAMAVIAFLTSWDEFTFALIFNTGTPAQTFPAALSSMFFQVSVPTEVASATVLGLIPPLVVAAIFQRYIRKVNLVGL
- a CDS encoding ABC transporter ATP-binding protein, translated to MHTETPQVRVVVDAVTKRYGKSPRKALDNVSLDIEAGEMLAILGPSGSGKTTLLSVLAGLETTDSGHLRFGEDDVTDVPAERRNVAVVFQSSMLYPHLSLRQSIGFALRLQKVAEAEITARIDEVAGWLRIAHLLGRKPHEVSGGERQRAAIAKALVSRPALLLMDEPFSAVDAQLRRQLRTELVKLHKEFGTTTVFITHDQEEAMGIADRVAVMRDGRLVQVSEPLELYRRPTSAWLADFVSVQPFNLLGVRHCGDGILEAFGGDVVLSAPRTELPEEFDLGIAPEHVTLRPADGSGLRIYTREVFGGQLKYTVRTPRGDEIVAVSGEENALAVDTPVEVALDWRRALAFGADGDRLDIDLNGEIARVP